One window from the genome of Castellaniella sp. MT123 encodes:
- the purB gene encoding adenylosuccinate lyase, giving the protein MQIDSTPSALNALSPLDGRYAAKADPLRPFLSEAGFMAHRVEVEIAWLIGLADAGLPELPAFSPATRARLQALVRDFSEADAARIKAIERTTNHDVKAVEYWLKEQVADDAELSQAAEFIHFACTSEDINNTSHALMLGRARSQCVVPVLETVAARLRELARQHAGQPLLSRTHGQPATPSTVGKEFANVVARLDRALEAIRAVQPLAKMNGATGNYNAHLAAYPEIDWPAFAGGVLGGLGLTQNPYSIQIEPHDWMAALFDAIARANTILLDLNRDVWGYISLGYFKQRLKEGEVGSSTMPHKVNPIDFENSEGNLGLANAVLRHLSEKLPVSRWQRDLTDSTVLRNLGVALGYSLVAYDACLRGLGKLELNAAAIDADIDACWEILAEPVQTVMRRYGLPQPYEQLKALTRGKGITQDALREFITGLDLPAEPKARLLAMTPRSYVGLAAELAAAV; this is encoded by the coding sequence ATGCAGATCGATTCCACCCCGAGCGCCCTGAATGCGCTGTCGCCCCTGGACGGGCGTTACGCGGCAAAAGCCGACCCCCTGAGACCCTTCCTGTCCGAGGCCGGTTTTATGGCCCATCGCGTCGAGGTCGAAATCGCCTGGCTGATCGGGCTTGCCGATGCCGGGCTGCCCGAACTGCCGGCCTTTTCTCCGGCGACGCGGGCGCGGCTGCAGGCGCTGGTGCGGGATTTTTCCGAAGCCGACGCTGCGCGCATCAAGGCTATCGAGCGCACCACCAACCATGACGTCAAAGCGGTCGAGTACTGGCTGAAGGAGCAGGTTGCCGATGACGCCGAGCTATCGCAGGCGGCGGAATTTATTCATTTCGCCTGCACATCCGAGGACATCAACAATACCTCGCATGCCCTGATGCTGGGTCGCGCACGGTCGCAGTGCGTGGTGCCCGTGCTGGAAACCGTGGCAGCGCGCCTGCGTGAACTGGCCCGCCAGCACGCCGGCCAACCGCTGTTGTCGCGCACCCATGGCCAGCCGGCCACGCCCAGCACCGTGGGCAAGGAATTCGCCAACGTCGTGGCCCGCCTGGATCGCGCGCTGGAGGCAATCCGCGCCGTGCAGCCGCTGGCCAAGATGAATGGCGCCACGGGCAATTACAACGCTCATCTGGCCGCCTATCCTGAGATCGATTGGCCAGCCTTCGCCGGCGGAGTCCTGGGCGGCCTGGGTCTGACCCAGAACCCATATTCCATCCAGATCGAGCCGCATGACTGGATGGCGGCGCTGTTCGATGCCATCGCCCGAGCCAACACCATCCTCCTGGATCTGAATCGGGACGTCTGGGGCTACATCTCGCTGGGCTACTTCAAGCAGCGTCTGAAGGAAGGCGAGGTCGGCTCGTCGACCATGCCGCACAAGGTCAATCCGATCGACTTCGAAAACTCGGAGGGCAATCTGGGCCTGGCCAATGCGGTCTTGCGGCATCTGTCGGAAAAACTGCCCGTGTCGCGTTGGCAGCGGGACCTGACCGACTCCACGGTGCTGCGCAATCTGGGTGTGGCGCTGGGCTATAGCCTGGTGGCCTATGACGCCTGCCTGCGCGGTCTGGGTAAGCTGGAACTGAATGCGGCGGCCATCGACGCCGACATCGACGCCTGCTGGGAAATCCTGGCCGAGCCGGTCCAGACCGTCATGCGGCGTTACGGTCTGCCGCAGCCCTACGAACAACTGAAGGCACTGACGCGTGGCAAGGGCATCACGCAAGACGCCCTGCGGGAATTCATTACGGGCCTGGATCTGCCCGCCGAACCGAAGGCGCGGCTGCTGGCCATGACGCCGCGCAGCTACGTCGGGCTGGCGGCAGAGCTGGCGGCGGCGGTGTAG